Proteins found in one Saccharomyces kudriavzevii IFO 1802 strain IFO1802 genome assembly, chromosome: 11 genomic segment:
- the SKDI11G2170 gene encoding uncharacterized protein (similar to Saccharomyces cerevisiae YKR005C; ancestral locus Anc_2.515) produces the protein MMRCLRALLVLLAGGGSFNLPAVRGKTVADPNLCPSYNSQLNSPFLTSCNQDLNKCVFHYFDEQYAFCRSCVIVNNETMEDSNNCRCLQCALSSLNNSCFQDYCTSGDEYKKLQIFIEQFQRVIGAVDNGVSLKSRNNKFSSKKLSYFVDQNHTVFRNPLPFEKTQLISALLTSLTNNQNRKAPLDISKKVDMHSETQRLRKRRRTKKKSPKTPENEDEDEDGNDCDAPDGKQENSKQCYESLEMNDEKCGETYDENNGGDADDGDDDDNRDISTKHSLLYTITEIHTTCLPKEKKLTARKPREFSKNYLVSESQSTKTITTDVLYKTDTETETKTTLITSTEAKRRWLPRTATITTVAVRTAVSTTTTTTAKAISTSLLKTVVNPGRFKKVTGIKLGPLNASDEAVPPPNKRIERSVVGRNRISDYNIASTQTNLISTATSQTPSQAEFSSGQYISAASQLDKEIFIFTAITVSITTLMMLGFSYRSRVSFGEYSNDESEDDEDWSDEEVELDEEDFYSLPVSIPEKGISLDKMAQQLGVE, from the exons ATGATGAGATGTTTGAGAGCGCTCCTGGTTCTCTTGGCCGGTGGAGGTAGTTTCAATCTCCCAGCGGTTCGAGGTAAAACAGTGGCAGATCCTAACTTGTGTCCAAGCTACAATTCACAACTAAattctccttttcttacCAGTTGT AATCAAGATTTGAATAAATGCGTCTTTCACTATTTTGATGAACAATATGCATTTTGCCGGTCGTGCGTCATCGTAAATAATGAAACTATGGAAGACTCAAATAATTGCAGATGTCTGCAATGTGCTTTAAGTTCCCTTAACAATAGTTGCTTCCAGGACTACTGCACTTCAGGAGATGAGTATAAAAAACTGCAGATATTTATCGAGCAGTTTCAAAGAGTAATTGGAGCGGTGGACAATGGAGTAAGTTTAAAgtcaagaaataataaattttcaagtAAGAAATTGTCTTATTTTGTCGATCAAAACCACACTGTTTTCAGAAACCCCTTGCCATTCGAGAAAACCCAATTAATCTCTGCATTGTTAACCTCTTTAACGAATAACCAGAACCGAAAGGCACCACTTGACATCTCCAAAAAAGTCGATATGCATAGTGAAACTCAACGTTTGCGTAAGAGAAGAAggactaaaaaaaaatcaccaAAAACACCTgagaatgaagatgaagatgaagacggAAATGACTGCGACGCACCTGATGGGAAGCAAGAAAACAGCAAGCAATGTTATGAAAGTCTAGAAatgaatgatgaaaaatgtgGTGAGACTTACGATGAAAATAACGGTGGAGATGCCGATGACggcgatgatgatgataatcGAGATATATCTACAAAGCACTCATTATTATACACCATAACCGAAATTCATACGACCTGTCTTcctaaagaaaaaaaattaaccGCAAGAAAACCAAgggaattttcaaagaattattTGGTGAGTGAGTCTCAGAGCACGAAAACAATAACCACGGATGTTTTATACAAAACAGATACTGAAACCGAAACAAAGACCACCCTGATCACCTCAACAGaggcaaaaagaagatggcTTCCGAGGACAGCAACTATAACGACTGTTGCCGTTAGAACCGCCGTAAGTACTACTACTACTACTACTGCAAAAGCGATTTCAACAAGTTTGTTAAAAACTGTGGTTAATCCAGGAAGGTTTAAGAAGGTAACTGGAATTAAACTTGGTCCTCTTAATGCCAGCGATGAGGCTGTTCCGCCACCCAATAAGAGAATTGAACGATCAGTGGTAGGAAGAAATAGGATCTCTGATTACAATATTGCTAGTACGCAAACCAATTTAATCTCTACAGCCACCTCGCAAACGCCCTCTCAAGCAGAGTTTAGTTCCGGTCAATATATATCGGCGGCCTCTCAACTAGATAAAGAGATTTTCATATTCACTGCTATTACAGTCTCAATTACTACTCTAATGATGCTGGGATTTTCTTACCGGTCGCGAGTGTCCTTTGGAGAATACAGTAATGATGAATCAgaggacgatgaagattggtcagatgaagaagttgaacttgatgaagaggatttttattctcttcCCGTAAGCATACCAGAAAAGGGAATCAGTTTGGATAAAATGGCACAACAACTTGGTGTGGAGTAA